The Caloramator mitchellensis genome contains a region encoding:
- a CDS encoding HAD family hydrolase translates to MLANIKAVIFDLDGTLIDSLWVWKQVDIEFLKKHGITPPEELQKTIEGLSFVDTALYFKEKFGIKDSVEEIMVEWSEMVSEYYSSVIEIKKGVKEFLEYLKNNGYKIGIATSNSKDLVESVLTRNEILKYFEVIVTTDEVSKTKTEPDVFLETARRLNVEPQHCLVFEDTISGATGAKKAGMKVTGIFDEHGTCTPEEFAEYVDELVHDYDSILTKYCK, encoded by the coding sequence ATGCTAGCAAATATTAAAGCAGTTATATTTGATTTGGATGGAACTTTAATCGATTCTTTATGGGTTTGGAAACAAGTTGATATCGAGTTTTTGAAAAAACATGGTATCACACCCCCTGAAGAGTTGCAAAAAACTATAGAGGGTTTGAGCTTTGTTGATACAGCACTATATTTCAAAGAAAAATTCGGAATTAAAGATTCTGTAGAGGAAATAATGGTTGAATGGTCAGAGATGGTATCAGAATACTATTCCTCTGTTATAGAAATTAAAAAAGGAGTAAAGGAGTTTCTTGAGTATTTAAAAAACAATGGCTATAAAATTGGAATTGCTACAAGTAATTCTAAGGATTTAGTTGAATCTGTTCTGACTAGAAATGAAATACTTAAATATTTTGAAGTGATTGTTACAACTGACGAAGTATCTAAAACCAAAACTGAACCCGATGTTTTTTTAGAAACTGCAAGAAGGCTAAATGTTGAACCTCAGCATTGTCTTGTGTTCGAAGATACAATTTCAGGTGCTACAGGAGCAAAAAAAGCCGGTATGAAGGTAACCGGAATATTTGACGAACATGGAACCTGCACGCCTGAAGAATTTGCGGAATATGTAGATGAGCTTGTTCACGACTATGATTCAATTTTAACAAAATACTGCAAATAA
- a CDS encoding RNA polymerase sigma factor, producing the protein MDDKELIERIRNGDEDCFVEFVNKHKNKLVMFCYTYTKDINEAEDLSQEVFIKFYQNLRSFRFECSISTYLFRIARNLSIDYIRRKRIKQVFGLFDVLKDDFDYDKTDERIFVRKCILELPENLRTIIVLYYYIGFKESEISNILNISPKAVEGRIYRAKQKLKKELEKGEVLICKEERMN; encoded by the coding sequence TTGGACGATAAAGAATTGATTGAAAGGATAAGGAATGGTGATGAAGATTGCTTTGTTGAATTTGTTAATAAGCATAAAAATAAATTAGTTATGTTCTGCTATACCTATACAAAGGATATAAATGAAGCTGAGGACCTTTCTCAAGAAGTGTTTATTAAATTTTACCAGAATTTAAGAAGTTTCAGATTTGAATGTTCCATATCCACATATTTATTCAGAATAGCAAGAAATCTAAGTATTGACTATATAAGGAGAAAAAGAATAAAGCAGGTATTTGGACTATTTGATGTATTGAAGGATGATTTTGATTACGATAAAACTGATGAAAGGATTTTTGTTAGAAAGTGCATTTTAGAACTTCCTGAAAATTTAAGAACTATCATCGTTTTGTATTATTATATAGGATTTAAAGAAAGTGAAATATCAAATATACTAAATATTTCACCCAAAGCTGTTGAGGGAAGAATATATAGGGCAAAACAAAAATTGAAGAAAGAGTTAGAAAAAGGGGAGGTTTTAATATGCAAAGAAGAGAGGATGAATTAG
- a CDS encoding LiaI-LiaF-like domain-containing protein yields MRRIGTISSAIGFIFLGIWMMLEKTNPQVANSVFKFWPVLFIILGAEVIAINSRKIDEKIGFNPLIIFVILIYLFVNGFQFVTNNFFAGKFDFNPFELNIESSRYKQIGFNQTYKLNTKHLILHSNNLAINVKKSSDNNLSLDGRAYFDKNTFYHEFKPTIEENSGVTNIYFNNKDIRRIELQIEIPENIDFDIISDNLKLEGDTQVNEYKLEIDNGKINLKNANKLNINCNNIDMDVVNIKTINIDGDNGNINIKGRTEVLNIDIDNAKLNINNYDLKNFKINLDSGVVNLITNEKNVDADLTINSGVCKLNNENRVNSGIKKVLGTGANKLKIEVNNGVINFKNVE; encoded by the coding sequence ATGAGAAGAATTGGGACAATTTCATCAGCTATAGGATTTATATTTCTTGGAATTTGGATGATGCTTGAAAAAACAAATCCTCAAGTTGCAAATTCAGTATTTAAATTCTGGCCTGTATTGTTTATTATATTAGGAGCTGAAGTAATAGCCATTAATTCAAGAAAAATCGACGAAAAGATAGGCTTTAATCCATTAATTATTTTTGTAATTTTGATTTACTTGTTTGTTAACGGGTTTCAATTTGTTACTAACAATTTTTTTGCAGGGAAGTTTGATTTTAATCCCTTCGAATTAAATATAGAAAGCTCAAGGTATAAACAGATTGGATTTAACCAGACTTATAAATTGAACACAAAACATCTGATATTACATTCTAATAATTTGGCTATTAATGTTAAAAAGTCGTCAGATAATAATTTATCACTTGATGGCAGAGCATATTTTGATAAAAACACTTTTTATCATGAGTTTAAACCTACAATTGAAGAAAACAGTGGTGTAACAAATATTTATTTTAATAATAAAGATATTAGAAGGATAGAATTGCAAATTGAGATACCTGAAAATATTGATTTTGACATTATTTCTGATAATCTAAAATTAGAGGGAGATACCCAAGTAAACGAATATAAACTTGAAATTGACAATGGCAAGATAAATTTAAAAAACGCAAACAAACTTAATATAAATTGCAACAATATCGATATGGATGTTGTTAATATCAAGACGATTAATATTGATGGAGATAATGGAAATATAAATATAAAAGGAAGAACAGAGGTTTTAAATATTGACATAGATAATGCAAAACTAAATATAAATAATTATGATTTAAAAAATTTTAAAATAAATTTGGACAGTGGAGTAGTTAACTTGATAACTAATGAAAAAAATGTAGATGCAGATTTAACAATAAACAGTGGGGTATGCAAACTAAACAATGAAAACAGAGTTAATTCGGGAATAAAAAAGGTTTTGGGAACGGGTGCTAATAAATTAAAAATAGAAGTTAATAATGGGGTAATCAATTTTAAAAATGTGGAGTGA
- a CDS encoding class I SAM-dependent methyltransferase: MNKQVITKLEFFLNSLIQRVEENIDFVKGVEFIFKSGTKEYKGIYNFDEGTLFFNGNKQKIKFDQIAEIIKNESQKYESLGFKLFERGKTTIILADNKGVKLKNVDEETIAVSDEHDTAALNLKRDYYIKINEASELLKAIGILTKDGKLKNDMIRKYNQIDHFVELIDAYLDELGELDTINVLDCACGKSYLTFVLNYYIKEKKKKNCYFIGIDTSDIVIQNSTKIAKQLGYRNMEFIKGNIKDYMPEKRIDIVISLHACDIATDLALGAAIQFNSKAIFAVPCCHRELLEQVKFENLNEIFKHGIFKSRFSDLLTDGIRGLLLESAGYKVSIVEYISPLETPKNLLIRAIKVSDRNVKAIEEYKKLKNLFSIQPYLERYLNL; this comes from the coding sequence ATGAACAAGCAAGTTATAACTAAATTAGAGTTTTTTTTAAACAGTTTAATACAAAGAGTTGAAGAAAATATCGACTTTGTTAAGGGAGTAGAATTTATTTTTAAATCTGGAACAAAAGAATATAAAGGCATTTATAATTTTGATGAAGGAACTTTGTTTTTCAATGGGAACAAGCAAAAAATTAAGTTTGACCAGATAGCTGAAATAATTAAAAATGAAAGTCAAAAATATGAATCATTAGGATTTAAATTATTTGAAAGAGGAAAGACAACAATCATATTAGCGGATAATAAAGGAGTGAAACTCAAAAACGTAGATGAAGAGACAATCGCTGTGAGTGATGAACATGATACTGCAGCCCTTAATTTAAAAAGGGATTACTACATAAAAATTAATGAAGCAAGCGAGCTTCTTAAAGCTATAGGTATATTGACTAAAGATGGCAAATTAAAAAACGACATGATAAGAAAATATAATCAGATTGACCACTTTGTTGAGCTTATAGACGCATATTTGGATGAACTTGGTGAATTGGATACTATAAATGTATTGGATTGTGCTTGCGGCAAATCCTATTTAACTTTTGTATTAAATTATTATATCAAAGAAAAAAAGAAAAAGAATTGCTATTTTATTGGTATAGATACATCGGATATAGTTATTCAAAATTCAACAAAAATTGCAAAACAGTTAGGATATAGAAATATGGAATTTATCAAGGGGAATATTAAGGATTATATGCCTGAAAAAAGGATAGATATTGTTATAAGCCTTCACGCTTGTGACATTGCTACTGACCTAGCATTAGGAGCTGCAATACAATTTAATTCAAAGGCAATTTTTGCAGTTCCCTGCTGCCATAGAGAATTATTAGAACAGGTTAAGTTTGAGAATTTAAATGAAATTTTTAAACATGGTATCTTTAAGTCGAGATTTTCAGACCTTTTAACTGACGGAATAAGGGGATTATTGTTAGAGTCTGCAGGATACAAGGTATCCATTGTAGAATATATTTCTCCGCTTGAAACTCCTAAAAACTTGTTAATAAGGGCTATAAAAGTATCTGATAGAAATGTTAAGGCGATTGAAGAATACAAAAAACTCAAAAATTTATTCTCTATTCAGCCATACTTAGAACGATATTTAAATTTATAA
- a CDS encoding universal stress protein, with amino-acid sequence MQHILVCVTQQKTCERLIKKGAELKKDFGGELFVIHVAKDGDNFLDNPMQNDALEYLFDISKEYEASMTVLRSNNVVEAIEKFAKENDISQIVLGAAPGDVKENIILKGLYEKLPKCEFHIVNN; translated from the coding sequence ATGCAGCATATATTAGTTTGTGTTACTCAGCAAAAAACCTGCGAAAGACTTATTAAAAAGGGAGCTGAACTTAAGAAAGACTTTGGAGGAGAGTTATTCGTTATTCATGTAGCAAAGGATGGGGATAATTTTTTAGATAATCCTATGCAAAATGATGCGTTAGAATACCTTTTCGATATCTCTAAGGAATATGAAGCTTCGATGACTGTCTTGAGATCTAATAATGTAGTTGAAGCTATTGAAAAGTTTGCAAAAGAAAACGATATATCTCAGATTGTGTTAGGTGCAGCTCCAGGAGACGTAAAAGAAAACATTATACTGAAAGGACTGTATGAAAAACTTCCTAAGTGCGAATTCCATATAGTTAACAATTAA